Proteins encoded within one genomic window of Cryptosporangium aurantiacum:
- a CDS encoding glycerol-3-phosphate dehydrogenase/oxidase, translating into MSRFAASRLGPQQRAAAVERLRTETFDVVVIGGGVTGAGAALDAASRGLSVALVEARDYAAGTSSRSSKLIHGGLRYLEQLNFGLVREALEERGRLLTTLAPHLVRPTPFLLPLEHRGWQRLYYGAGVALYDTLGSILGTARGVPRHRHLSRTAARRLFPSLRRDALVGAIRYYDGHVDDARFVLTLARTAASYGAVTATSTRVVDLLRNAREIVGVRVRDLENDEEFEIRARTVVAATGVWSDDLSEMLHERPGLRVRASKGVHLVVPRSVISGDAGLILRTEKSVLFVIPWGGHWIIGTTDTDWDLDRSHPAASSVDIDYILDHVNTVLERPITHEDIEGVYAGLRPLLAGEDEATSKLSREHAVVEPMLGLMLVAGGKYTTYRVMAADVIDKAAHRLHDVPESRTQDIPLIGADGYAAAWANRADLARRHGLTVGAVEHLLERYGSLTTELLASIDANPRLGRPVVGAPEYLAAEIAYAASDEGALHLEDVLTRRTRISIETAHRGLDSVEDVADVLAPVLGWDAATRRREVEHYRARVLAERESQRMPDDLTADAARLGAPDVRKPSTRS; encoded by the coding sequence GTGTCCCGCTTCGCCGCCAGCCGGCTCGGCCCCCAGCAGCGCGCCGCCGCGGTGGAGCGGCTACGTACCGAGACGTTCGACGTCGTCGTGATCGGAGGCGGTGTCACCGGCGCCGGAGCCGCGCTCGACGCCGCGAGCCGAGGCCTCTCGGTCGCGCTGGTCGAGGCGCGCGACTACGCGGCCGGGACGTCCAGCCGGTCGAGCAAGCTCATCCACGGCGGGTTGCGCTACCTGGAACAGCTGAACTTCGGGCTGGTCCGGGAAGCGCTGGAGGAGCGCGGGCGGCTGCTGACCACGCTCGCGCCGCACCTGGTTCGCCCGACGCCGTTCCTGCTGCCGCTGGAGCACCGCGGCTGGCAGCGGCTCTACTACGGCGCGGGCGTGGCGCTGTACGACACGCTCGGCTCGATCCTCGGGACCGCTCGCGGGGTACCGCGCCATCGGCATCTGTCCCGCACCGCGGCCCGGCGGCTGTTCCCCAGTCTCCGGCGGGACGCGCTGGTCGGCGCGATCCGGTACTACGACGGCCACGTCGACGACGCCCGCTTCGTGCTGACGCTGGCGCGCACCGCCGCGTCGTACGGCGCCGTGACCGCGACCAGCACGCGGGTGGTCGATCTGCTGCGCAACGCGCGCGAGATCGTCGGAGTCCGGGTGCGTGACCTGGAGAACGACGAGGAGTTCGAGATCCGTGCCCGCACGGTCGTCGCGGCGACCGGCGTGTGGAGCGACGATCTCTCCGAGATGCTGCACGAGCGCCCCGGCCTGCGGGTGCGGGCCAGCAAGGGCGTCCACCTCGTCGTGCCGCGTTCGGTCATCTCCGGGGACGCCGGGCTCATCCTGCGTACCGAGAAGTCGGTGCTGTTCGTCATCCCCTGGGGCGGGCACTGGATCATCGGCACCACCGACACCGACTGGGACCTCGATCGGTCGCATCCGGCGGCGTCGAGCGTCGACATCGACTACATCCTCGACCACGTCAACACGGTGCTGGAACGGCCGATCACGCACGAGGACATCGAGGGCGTCTACGCCGGCTTGCGCCCGCTGCTGGCCGGGGAGGACGAGGCGACCTCGAAGCTCTCCCGAGAGCACGCGGTGGTCGAGCCGATGCTCGGGCTGATGCTCGTGGCCGGCGGTAAGTACACGACGTACCGGGTGATGGCGGCGGACGTCATCGACAAGGCCGCGCACCGGCTGCACGACGTGCCGGAGAGCCGCACCCAGGACATCCCGCTGATCGGTGCGGACGGGTACGCCGCGGCCTGGGCGAACCGTGCCGACCTCGCACGCCGGCACGGGTTGACGGTCGGCGCCGTCGAGCACTTGCTGGAGCGGTACGGGTCACTCACGACCGAGCTGCTGGCGAGCATCGACGCGAACCCGCGGCTCGGGCGGCCGGTCGTCGGCGCACCGGAATACCTGGCGGCCGAGATCGCGTACGCCGCTTCCGACGAGGGTGCGCTGCACCTGGAGGACGTGCTGACCCGGCGCACCCGAATCTCGATCGAGACCGCTCACCGCGGGCTCGACTCGGTCGAGGACGTCGCCGACGTGCTCGCACCTGTGCTCGGGTGGGACGCCGCTACCCGACGGCGTGAGGTGGAGCATTACCGGGCGCGGGTGCTCGCGGAGCGTGAGTCGCAGCGGATGCCCGACGACTTGACGGCGGACGCCGCCCGGCTCGGCGCACCCGACGTCCGGAAGCCCTCTACGCGTTCCTGA
- a CDS encoding S8 family serine peptidase: protein MQPYAPVPSGVPRWVAPTLVSLAGVWAVAVTAIGQSVAWVVAEVLVITGYDRPGAYWPGLTVATALVSGAPAGLAWLLVKRPVIAGVARSWTLAAACAALIGLVRIVPWSAGDTAVAALEALVALVLAVLVGRFRMGQEPSGTRIVGLGTALATATGLIVLLPWWWVGALGSPLDAAAAVVAALALGVLVSRLRRTGPVRVPVGGPVAGLVLDALVVAVPLTLLAGAYGAPGAQLLLLAVLPAACLLVACANPARRWADALLVAVAAFGPLALVDAEEISLLLIPDDVPRWATIGTGSSAWLALVVGAIVALVLTLRARRAPHPTPRPEATPPEPAPPEAAAAAGRAAVRGRVVVGALVVALVVASAAVWLGPGQSGFHGDRLFVVLKSQANVTAAANTETGLVARRSAVHRVLVEHARRTQAPLLDALRSHDADPTSYYLVNAIEVDDTPLIRAVLASRDDVATTQPNPELRPIPDEGSPDAQNVPAPTSTPTNLTAINAPDVWGDGIDGRGIVVGFSDSGVDATHPTLRAGYRGGADSWYDPWYRTTSPNDANGHGTHTAATAVGKQVGVAPGASWVGCANLARPLGNPAYYLGCLQFMLAPFPAGGDPFTDGDPTRAADVLSNSWGCPELEGCAAGTLEPAVEALSAAGIFVVAAAGNTGPRCRTITDPIGRYDSAFTVGAVDDNRKIASFSSRGPVPGDADAKPDLVAPGVDVLSAWPGGGYAQLSGTSMATPHVAGVVALIWQAVPTLRGDVTRTAAILRATAQEISLDADDEACGDSARNVVGAGEVDAAAAVALARQTPPAPR from the coding sequence ATGCAGCCCTATGCGCCGGTTCCCAGCGGTGTTCCGCGGTGGGTCGCGCCCACGCTGGTGTCGTTGGCCGGGGTATGGGCGGTCGCGGTCACCGCGATCGGTCAGTCGGTCGCGTGGGTGGTTGCCGAAGTGCTGGTCATCACCGGGTACGACCGGCCGGGAGCGTACTGGCCGGGTCTCACCGTGGCGACCGCGCTGGTGTCGGGCGCTCCGGCCGGGCTGGCCTGGCTGCTGGTGAAGCGTCCGGTGATCGCTGGGGTCGCGCGCTCCTGGACGCTCGCGGCTGCCTGCGCCGCGCTGATCGGGCTGGTGCGGATCGTGCCGTGGTCGGCCGGTGACACCGCGGTCGCGGCGCTGGAGGCGCTGGTCGCGCTCGTGCTCGCGGTGCTGGTCGGGCGGTTCCGGATGGGCCAGGAGCCGTCAGGGACGCGGATCGTCGGTCTCGGCACGGCCCTCGCCACCGCGACCGGCCTGATCGTCCTGCTGCCCTGGTGGTGGGTGGGTGCGCTGGGCAGTCCGCTCGACGCGGCCGCGGCCGTGGTTGCCGCGCTCGCACTCGGTGTGCTCGTGTCGCGGTTGCGTCGGACCGGGCCGGTCCGGGTGCCGGTGGGTGGTCCGGTCGCCGGTCTGGTGCTCGACGCGCTGGTGGTGGCGGTCCCGCTGACCCTGCTCGCGGGCGCCTACGGCGCGCCGGGCGCCCAGCTGCTCCTGCTCGCGGTGCTGCCCGCCGCGTGTCTGCTGGTGGCGTGCGCGAACCCGGCCCGTCGCTGGGCGGACGCTCTGCTGGTGGCCGTCGCCGCATTCGGTCCCCTCGCGCTGGTGGACGCGGAGGAGATCTCGCTTCTGCTGATTCCGGACGACGTCCCGCGTTGGGCGACGATCGGCACCGGGAGCTCGGCGTGGCTGGCGCTGGTCGTCGGGGCGATCGTCGCGCTCGTACTCACCCTGCGCGCCCGCCGCGCACCACACCCAACCCCGCGCCCCGAAGCCACACCGCCGGAGCCCGCGCCGCCGGAGGCTGCTGCGGCCGCGGGGCGGGCGGCGGTGCGGGGGCGGGTGGTGGTGGGCGCGCTGGTTGTTGCGCTGGTCGTGGCGTCCGCGGCGGTCTGGCTCGGCCCCGGGCAGTCCGGTTTCCACGGCGACCGGCTGTTCGTCGTCCTGAAGAGCCAGGCCAACGTCACCGCGGCGGCCAACACCGAGACGGGTCTGGTCGCGCGGCGGAGCGCGGTGCACCGCGTGCTGGTCGAACACGCCCGGCGGACGCAGGCGCCCCTGCTCGACGCGCTCCGCAGCCACGACGCGGACCCGACGTCGTACTACCTGGTCAACGCGATCGAGGTCGACGACACGCCGCTGATCCGGGCGGTGCTGGCGTCCCGGGACGACGTCGCGACGACACAACCGAACCCGGAGCTGCGGCCGATCCCCGACGAGGGGAGCCCCGACGCGCAGAACGTCCCGGCGCCGACCAGCACACCGACCAACCTGACGGCGATCAACGCACCGGACGTGTGGGGCGACGGCATCGACGGGCGCGGGATCGTCGTCGGCTTCTCCGACAGCGGTGTGGACGCCACCCACCCCACGCTGCGCGCCGGGTACCGCGGCGGCGCCGACAGCTGGTACGACCCGTGGTACCGGACGACGTCCCCGAACGACGCGAACGGGCACGGCACGCACACGGCGGCGACCGCGGTCGGTAAGCAGGTGGGCGTGGCGCCGGGCGCGAGCTGGGTGGGGTGCGCGAACCTCGCCCGGCCGCTCGGCAACCCCGCGTACTACCTGGGCTGCCTGCAGTTCATGCTGGCGCCGTTCCCGGCGGGCGGTGACCCGTTCACCGACGGCGACCCGACCAGGGCCGCCGACGTGCTCAGCAACTCCTGGGGGTGCCCGGAGCTGGAGGGGTGCGCGGCAGGCACGCTGGAGCCCGCGGTCGAGGCGCTGAGCGCCGCGGGCATCTTCGTGGTCGCGGCTGCCGGGAACACCGGACCCAGGTGCCGGACGATCACCGATCCGATCGGGCGGTACGACTCGGCGTTCACGGTGGGAGCGGTCGACGACAACCGGAAGATCGCGTCGTTCTCCAGCCGGGGCCCGGTGCCGGGTGATGCGGACGCCAAGCCCGACCTGGTCGCGCCGGGGGTCGACGTGCTCTCGGCGTGGCCAGGGGGTGGGTACGCGCAACTGTCCGGGACCTCGATGGCGACACCGCACGTGGCGGGCGTCGTCGCGCTGATCTGGCAGGCCGTCCCGACGTTGCGGGGCGACGTGACCCGCACCGCCGCCATCCTCCGCGCCACCGCACAGGAGATCTCGCTCGACGCAGACGACGAGGCCTGCGGCGACAGCGCCCGGAACGTTGTCGGCGCGGGCGAGGTAGACGCCGCTGCCGCGGTAGCCCTGGCCCGCCAAACCCCACCAGCCCCCCGTTGA
- the groL gene encoding chaperonin GroEL (60 kDa chaperone family; promotes refolding of misfolded polypeptides especially under stressful conditions; forms two stacked rings of heptamers to form a barrel-shaped 14mer; ends can be capped by GroES; misfolded proteins enter the barrel where they are refolded when GroES binds) produces MAKLIAFDEEARRGLERGMNQLADAVKVTLGPKGRNVVLEKKWGAPTITNDGVSIAKEIELEDPWEKIGAELVKEVAKKTDDVAGDGTTTATVLAQALVREGLRNVAAGANPIALKKGIEAAVASVSEALGNASKEIETKEQIASTASISAADTSVGEIIAEAMDKAGKEGVITVEESNTFGLELELTEGMRFDKGYISPYFATDTERMEAVLDDPYILFVEGKISTVKDLLPLLEKVMQGGKPLAIIAEDVEGEALATLIVNKIRGTFKSVAIKAPGFGDRRKAMLADMAILTGGTVISETIGLKLENTTVDLLGRARKIVVTKDETTLVDGFGDAEQIEGRKNTIRAEIENSDSDYDREKLQERLAKLAGGVAVIKVGAATEVELKERKHRIEDAVRNAKAAVEEGIVAGGGVALLQASAVAFEKLDLSGDEATGANIVKVALEAPLKQIAVNAGLEGGVVAEKVRNLPSGHGLNAATGEYVDLVAAGIIDPTKVTRSALQNAASIAGLFLTTNAVVADKPEKAAAPAGDPSGGMGGMDF; encoded by the coding sequence ATGGCCAAGTTGATCGCGTTCGACGAGGAGGCTCGCCGCGGCCTCGAGCGGGGCATGAACCAGCTCGCCGACGCCGTGAAGGTGACGCTCGGCCCCAAGGGCCGCAACGTCGTCCTCGAGAAGAAGTGGGGCGCGCCGACCATCACGAACGATGGTGTGAGCATCGCCAAGGAGATCGAGCTCGAGGACCCGTGGGAGAAGATCGGCGCCGAGCTCGTCAAAGAGGTAGCCAAGAAGACCGACGACGTCGCCGGTGACGGCACCACCACCGCGACCGTGCTGGCCCAGGCGCTGGTCCGCGAGGGCCTGCGCAACGTGGCCGCCGGCGCGAACCCGATCGCGCTGAAGAAGGGCATCGAGGCCGCCGTCGCGTCGGTCTCCGAGGCCCTCGGCAACGCGTCGAAGGAGATCGAGACCAAGGAGCAGATCGCCTCCACCGCCTCGATCTCGGCCGCTGACACCTCGGTCGGCGAGATCATCGCCGAGGCGATGGACAAGGCCGGCAAGGAAGGCGTCATCACCGTCGAGGAGAGCAACACCTTCGGGCTCGAGCTCGAGCTCACCGAGGGCATGCGCTTCGACAAGGGCTACATCTCGCCGTACTTCGCCACCGACACTGAGCGGATGGAGGCCGTCCTCGACGACCCGTACATCCTGTTCGTCGAGGGCAAGATCTCCACGGTGAAGGACCTGCTCCCGCTGCTGGAGAAGGTCATGCAGGGCGGCAAGCCGCTCGCGATCATCGCCGAGGACGTCGAGGGCGAGGCTCTCGCGACCCTGATCGTCAACAAGATCCGGGGCACCTTCAAGTCGGTCGCCATCAAGGCGCCGGGCTTCGGTGACCGCCGCAAGGCGATGCTGGCCGACATGGCCATCCTCACCGGCGGCACCGTGATCAGCGAGACGATCGGTCTCAAGCTCGAGAACACCACGGTCGACCTGCTGGGTCGCGCCCGCAAGATCGTCGTGACCAAGGACGAGACCACTCTCGTCGACGGCTTCGGCGACGCGGAGCAGATCGAGGGCCGGAAGAACACGATCCGGGCCGAGATCGAGAACTCCGACTCGGACTACGACCGCGAGAAGCTCCAGGAGCGCCTCGCCAAGCTGGCCGGCGGCGTGGCCGTCATCAAGGTCGGCGCGGCCACCGAGGTCGAGCTCAAGGAGCGCAAGCACCGCATCGAGGACGCGGTGCGTAACGCGAAGGCCGCCGTGGAGGAGGGCATCGTCGCCGGTGGTGGCGTCGCGCTGCTCCAGGCGTCGGCTGTCGCCTTCGAGAAGCTCGACCTGTCGGGTGACGAGGCGACCGGTGCGAACATCGTCAAGGTCGCGCTCGAGGCTCCGCTCAAGCAGATCGCGGTGAACGCCGGTCTCGAGGGTGGCGTCGTGGCGGAGAAGGTGCGCAACCTTCCGTCGGGCCACGGCCTGAACGCCGCCACCGGCGAGTACGTCGACCTGGTTGCCGCGGGCATCATCGACCCCACCAAGGTCACCCGCTCGGCGCTGCAGAACGCTGCTTCGATCGCCGGCCTGTTCCTCACCACCAACGCGGTGGTCGCGGACAAGCCGGAGAAGGCCGCGGCCCCGGCCGGCGACCCGAGCGGCGGCATGGGCGGCATGGACTTCTGA
- a CDS encoding cold-shock protein: MAQGTVKWFNSEKGYGFIAVDGGADVFVHYSAILMDGYKALEDGQRVDFQVTQGPKGPQAENVTVLSGGPAS, translated from the coding sequence GTGGCGCAGGGCACTGTCAAGTGGTTCAACTCCGAGAAGGGCTATGGCTTCATCGCCGTCGACGGCGGCGCTGACGTCTTCGTCCATTACTCGGCAATCTTGATGGACGGGTACAAGGCTCTCGAAGACGGCCAGCGGGTCGACTTCCAGGTCACCCAGGGCCCGAAGGGTCCGCAGGCGGAAAACGTCACGGTACTCAGTGGCGGGCCCGCCTCCTAG
- the thrC gene encoding threonine synthase yields the protein MTSLLGALNTANSSPARVLRCRNCGAEFPLIAVHACAECFGPLEVGYDADALASVTREQIEAGPQNIWRYAPLLPVGQNPDDRVSLNPGLTPLVRADRLAEAIGLNAPLWVKDDSANPTHSFKDRVVSLALTAAKGLGYNAVACASTGNLANSVAAHAARAGWQATVFIPSDLEPSKILASAVYNPRLVAVEGSYDDVNRLTSELQEDEAFEATAFVNQNVRPYYAEGSKTLGYEVAEQLGWRLPAQVVVPIASGSLLTKIDKAFGELVKGGLVADSPWRVFGAQSAGCSPVYTAFAEGHDVVRPVKPTGIAKSLNIGNPADGPYVLDAVRRTGGAIAAVGDDEIRDGIRLLAETTGIFGETAGGVTVAVLKNLVASGELDPNAETVIFNTGEGLKTADAVEGHVGPTHRIAPSLRGAREAGLLD from the coding sequence ATGACTTCGCTGCTCGGTGCCCTGAACACCGCAAACTCCAGCCCTGCCCGCGTCCTTCGCTGTCGCAACTGCGGCGCTGAGTTCCCGCTGATCGCGGTCCACGCCTGTGCCGAGTGTTTCGGCCCGCTGGAGGTCGGCTACGACGCCGACGCGCTCGCGTCGGTGACCCGGGAGCAGATCGAGGCGGGACCGCAGAACATCTGGCGCTACGCGCCGCTCCTTCCGGTGGGGCAGAACCCGGACGACAGGGTGAGCCTCAACCCCGGCCTGACGCCGCTGGTCCGCGCCGACCGGCTCGCCGAGGCGATCGGCCTGAACGCCCCGCTCTGGGTGAAGGACGACTCGGCCAACCCGACCCACTCGTTCAAGGACCGGGTCGTCTCGCTCGCGCTCACCGCGGCGAAGGGCCTCGGCTACAACGCCGTGGCCTGTGCGTCCACCGGCAACCTGGCCAACTCGGTGGCCGCGCACGCCGCCCGCGCCGGCTGGCAGGCCACCGTGTTCATCCCCTCGGACCTGGAGCCGAGCAAGATCCTGGCGTCGGCGGTCTACAACCCCCGGCTGGTCGCGGTCGAGGGCAGCTACGACGACGTCAACCGGCTGACCAGCGAGCTGCAGGAGGACGAGGCGTTCGAGGCCACGGCGTTCGTCAACCAGAACGTGCGGCCGTACTACGCCGAGGGTTCGAAGACGCTCGGGTACGAGGTCGCCGAGCAGCTCGGCTGGCGTCTGCCCGCGCAGGTCGTGGTGCCGATCGCGTCCGGGTCGCTGCTGACGAAGATCGACAAGGCGTTCGGCGAGCTGGTCAAGGGTGGTCTGGTCGCGGACAGCCCGTGGCGGGTGTTCGGCGCGCAGTCCGCGGGCTGCTCGCCGGTCTACACCGCGTTCGCCGAGGGCCACGACGTCGTTCGCCCGGTGAAGCCGACCGGCATCGCGAAGTCGCTGAACATCGGGAACCCGGCGGACGGCCCGTACGTGCTCGACGCGGTCCGCCGCACCGGGGGCGCGATCGCCGCGGTCGGCGACGACGAGATCCGCGACGGGATCCGGCTGCTGGCCGAGACGACCGGCATCTTCGGCGAGACCGCGGGCGGCGTGACCGTCGCGGTGCTGAAGAACCTGGTGGCCTCCGGCGAACTGGACCCGAACGCCGAGACCGTCATCTTCAACACGGGTGAGGGGCTCAAGACCGCCGACGCGGTCGAGGGCCACGTCGGCCCGACGCACCGGATCGCCCCGTCCCTGCGTGGCGCGCGCGAGGCGGGGCTGCTCGACTGA
- a CDS encoding sporulation protein, with amino-acid sequence MFKKLSAMFGGGASVDTVLASPHTQPGDLLRGEVRISGGNVEMVVDRVELELVAKVEVEGETLGGDDYEHNTMMAFQRLHLGHRFSLAPGAQHAVPFELAVPWETPITSVNGYPLHGMQLGVRTELELAGSLDKGDMDPIQVNPLPAQARLLDAFSRLGFQFKGADLERGTLYGSRLPFFQEIEFYPAHQYAGAINELEVTFISGPQSMDVLLELDKRGGFLSSGSDAYNRFTVQYAGAEQLNWEQWLHEHLQILTQRRGMFH; translated from the coding sequence ATGTTCAAGAAGCTCTCGGCGATGTTCGGCGGCGGGGCCTCCGTCGATACCGTGCTCGCCTCTCCGCACACCCAGCCGGGCGATCTACTCCGCGGCGAGGTGCGGATCAGCGGCGGCAACGTCGAGATGGTCGTCGACCGGGTCGAGCTCGAGCTGGTCGCCAAGGTCGAGGTCGAGGGCGAGACCCTGGGCGGGGACGACTACGAGCACAACACGATGATGGCGTTCCAGCGGCTGCACCTCGGGCACCGCTTCAGCCTCGCGCCGGGTGCGCAGCACGCGGTGCCGTTCGAGCTGGCGGTGCCGTGGGAGACGCCGATCACGAGCGTCAACGGCTACCCGCTGCACGGCATGCAGCTCGGCGTCCGCACCGAGCTGGAGCTGGCCGGCTCGCTCGACAAGGGCGACATGGATCCGATCCAGGTCAACCCGCTGCCGGCGCAGGCCAGGCTGCTCGACGCGTTCAGCCGGCTCGGCTTCCAGTTCAAGGGCGCCGACCTGGAGCGGGGGACGCTCTACGGTTCGCGGCTGCCGTTCTTCCAGGAGATCGAGTTCTACCCGGCGCACCAGTACGCGGGCGCGATCAACGAACTCGAGGTCACGTTCATCTCCGGTCCGCAGTCGATGGACGTGCTGCTGGAGCTCGACAAGCGCGGCGGGTTCCTGAGCTCGGGCAGCGACGCGTACAACCGGTTCACGGTGCAGTACGCGGGCGCTGAGCAGCTCAACTGGGAGCAGTGGCTCCACGAGCACCTGCAGATCCTCACCCAGCGGCGAGGGATGTTCCACTAG
- a CDS encoding ABC transporter permease produces the protein MSEVSTPSRSAGGEAAYRPGRTLRFGAEVLRQLTRRRTQIALGFLVVLPLILVAAFKIGVPDDPDSAEEGTSLADLATAGAANFTLFAVYVASSFLLLVVVALFCGDTVASEASWGTLRYLLASPVPRGRLLRQKLTVGLAYSGFALLLLPTVAMVAGTIAFGWEPLRTQLGVDIPAWEALGRIVLAVGYIAVTLLPVAGLAFYLSVRTDAPLGAVGGAVMLWIISNILEAVTALGDLRGLLPTRYGTAWLSLLSSPIDAEDMVKGAVSAVAYTTVFLSLAWWRFLRKDIVS, from the coding sequence ATGAGCGAGGTCTCCACACCCTCGCGTTCGGCGGGCGGCGAAGCCGCCTACCGGCCGGGCCGGACGCTCCGCTTCGGCGCGGAGGTGCTGCGGCAGCTCACCCGTCGCCGAACCCAGATCGCGCTCGGGTTCCTGGTTGTCCTGCCGCTGATCCTGGTGGCCGCGTTCAAGATCGGCGTGCCCGACGACCCGGACTCGGCCGAGGAGGGCACCAGCCTCGCCGACCTCGCCACGGCGGGGGCTGCGAACTTCACGCTGTTCGCGGTCTACGTCGCGTCGAGCTTCCTGCTGCTGGTCGTCGTCGCGCTGTTCTGCGGTGACACGGTGGCCAGCGAGGCCAGCTGGGGCACGCTGCGCTACCTGCTGGCTTCGCCGGTGCCGCGCGGACGGCTGCTCCGGCAGAAGCTGACCGTCGGCCTGGCCTACAGCGGGTTCGCGCTGCTGCTGCTACCGACCGTCGCGATGGTCGCGGGGACGATCGCGTTCGGCTGGGAACCGCTGCGCACGCAGCTCGGCGTCGACATTCCGGCGTGGGAAGCGCTCGGCCGGATCGTGCTCGCGGTCGGTTATATCGCGGTCACGTTGCTGCCGGTGGCCGGACTCGCGTTCTACCTGTCCGTGCGGACCGACGCCCCACTCGGCGCGGTCGGCGGCGCGGTGATGCTGTGGATCATCTCCAACATTCTCGAAGCGGTCACCGCACTCGGAGATCTTCGCGGGCTGCTTCCGACTCGTTACGGAACGGCATGGCTCAGCTTGCTGTCCTCGCCGATCGACGCCGAGGACATGGTGAAGGGCGCGGTATCGGCGGTGGCGTACACGACCGTCTTTCTCTCGCTCGCGTGGTGGCGTTTCCTCCGTAAAGACATCGTCAGTTGA